Proteins from one Nakamurella multipartita DSM 44233 genomic window:
- a CDS encoding sigma-70 family RNA polymerase sigma factor: MPEQEADEYVVSDPELITQVRNGDREAFGELYRRHSGPATNLARQFARNAAEADDLVSESFARVLDNLLDGKGPDTAFRAYLFTTIRNTAYDRTRKDKRLQFTDDMTAHDVAVPGDDPALMKMESGLVASAFAQLPERWQAVLWHTQVEGESPAQVGALLGMAPGAVSSLAFRAREGLREAYLQAHLAETAAEQCRSTVERLGAWTRGGLSKRETQQVDAHLKTCDRCRALAAELQEVNHNLRGLLAPLLLGGAAAAGYLATLGPVAPLAVPGALAGGATGGSAGSAGSGGGAGAAGAGAAGGAGAAGGASAAGIAAAAAAAAAGAAALGLGALASAADSNAAAASSTGGAGAGGAGAGAGGAGAGAAGAGAAGAGAAAGAGGAATGLVATIGVGGLIAAGAVVAAAVLAAVVLIVNGLTPATTTPVADQPPSVAAPATSGGADGAAGPTGSDSAGGTGSPAGSVAQGGDTTAGGANGSSAGASDAGSGSNPGAGTDSGAGGDQGGAGTGTGGNQGGGGDQGTGGSSPLSTSAVTNPAETNPAGTNPAPTTQVPTTAEPTSPGPTSATTEPTTTEPTTSEPTTPVPPTDPNLTVSGPAGVSITAGASAGIDLTVLNNEGTSVSPTLTVQLPSGVSVTGFSQTPTAPGLRGARAGLLRAGTCEPLASGCRAQLDPIGPGESTAVTITLSADRASTGGEVTITGWSGPSITVPVTVTSAVKLVGSADGPLTADGGIHTVRVTEESNGSPEPVTFSSSQLRFAGTPTCSVTAERADSVICTPGANGTFDLAVLIDRDQPEGELGSVLQVTDAHQRPVELTAAEGTSLTIVKPAPADLQLNPQVRVDPPVSGGSGRVSFTVHNEGGTASADGTTLDLAFTGGLVLTTSAPEGVTCTATGCTLPSIEPGADLEITLSISAAPTATGGEVLVRWAGQEGGLSIGVPVGPAITALVAQKVDLVADGTSQPVVLRADLAQPGIDPGPITVSTGTDLVSVSCGEPDATAARTAACSLSSDGAVTIQVTVPTGVVAGPFALTATDAAGRRIDPVDVSAVRIVRPAALVLGEAGVIQPPFAGGSGAFSVTVTNAGDLASAAGQAIEVDLPDGLTLTGTTVVGGQCAGQPPAALAIAAPSVLVTADCRLPAIDPGQSVTLAVTVHADPASTGDTSTVSLPGQGPGVPVDLTVQSGIATLTVEATTPLVADGATYPLTISAAPADPSVTDLGSITVDTGSDELTMACGGPAARQVTCAFTGPTLPVTLTVARTAAPGPLTLTAVDLAQRPIRTDVGSLAIKTPAALSLSPLTVTSPLVAGGTGAVTVTVSNTGDVDGTIGPVTLVAPEGLAIAGVTPQDCARSCTVPAQGSTTVDVALTVDASLPASVPLQLDLGPLTTPAGSVDVAAGIEQVEISSAGQPADPLIADGQEATRSVAVISSLTTPGPVTLTAPKGVTLAACGKAGASVTCLAPFDLGITVPIGYAPGSLALSAVDAGQRPLKVTELTVAAPAALTLDVPESATALAGGPGTLTVTVTNRGGSPSAGQESLTADLPEGFTLTGSTCDEPAAAALAVAVPTAAADPCALPVLAVDEKVAVTFSFTAPPQAGPTQSIDVRLDGQEPVTVPLTVGAGITRLAADPDLALPANDTAQPVTLVATPAADGLILGSVTLSSAEKDVQVTCASDCRVGPDRTVAVIITVASTHASEPLRLLAQDAGGRPIEVDPIAVLGAPQVSLTGPTVVRSPIAGGQGQFSLTVTNRGESPLPAGQPIGITAPGFTVVSVEGAGVGQCDKTGCRLPQLDAASSITITITLAAPADTKPGTYQLTADLLDRSYPVDFTVGQAITGLVATPGGPLTAGTTTTLSIAATLAGEPTDPIAVTLTSTSPLVTLSGCKGNGSSMTCTGQSFTVAVTIDAKQPAGPLPVTATDAAGNAVALTDGAAPLQVVAPATTLALSELTIIRDGSAITTLSLRVTNPTTATIPARSIALTYPSPPVVGHLVEIVGPGRIPVYCVTSCAVPSLKAGQHSDLTIYLLLPRPTTDPVTVSVTIDGITRTATVIDQVDGLTRTDQPAGPATPDAATDGAAPSTDPTPTPSSEPTPVPAESTGPAESTSAAPATDGPSTDGPSTDGPSTDRPTRSSTETGATDGPTGERPTTASPTTASSTSESPTTASTTAESPADTGTSTPEPAPAHLSLGTPAVLDPLTAGGSGRLTLTVRNTGDGPSTEQAVRMSLPDGVNATAVTVDGAPAGGGLRCTVPALEPGAAVTVVITLAVDADAQTGPARFDVDDDSATVELTVERPTPPPNPEPAPTASSNPAVRPDDAATDPASATTSPLPTGP, translated from the coding sequence GTGCCGGAGCAGGAAGCTGACGAGTACGTGGTCAGCGACCCCGAACTGATCACCCAGGTCCGCAACGGCGATCGCGAGGCCTTCGGCGAGCTGTACCGGCGGCACTCGGGACCGGCCACCAACTTGGCGCGCCAGTTCGCCCGCAACGCCGCCGAGGCCGACGACCTGGTCTCCGAATCCTTCGCCCGCGTGCTGGACAACCTGCTGGACGGCAAGGGCCCCGACACCGCATTCCGCGCCTACCTGTTCACCACCATCCGCAACACCGCCTACGACCGCACCCGCAAGGACAAGCGGCTGCAGTTCACCGACGACATGACCGCCCATGACGTGGCCGTGCCCGGTGACGATCCGGCGCTGATGAAGATGGAGAGCGGGCTGGTCGCCAGCGCGTTCGCTCAGCTGCCGGAACGCTGGCAGGCCGTGCTGTGGCACACCCAGGTCGAGGGCGAATCGCCCGCCCAGGTCGGAGCGCTGCTCGGGATGGCCCCGGGGGCGGTGTCCTCGCTCGCCTTCCGGGCCCGGGAGGGCCTGCGCGAGGCCTATCTCCAGGCCCATCTGGCCGAGACCGCGGCCGAGCAGTGCCGCTCGACGGTGGAACGGCTCGGCGCCTGGACCCGCGGCGGCCTGTCCAAGCGGGAGACCCAGCAGGTCGACGCGCACCTCAAGACGTGCGACCGCTGTCGCGCGCTGGCCGCGGAGCTGCAGGAGGTCAACCACAACCTGCGCGGCCTGCTCGCCCCGCTGTTGCTCGGCGGCGCGGCGGCCGCGGGCTACCTGGCGACCCTCGGACCGGTGGCACCGCTGGCGGTGCCGGGGGCGCTGGCCGGTGGCGCGACCGGCGGCTCGGCGGGCTCGGCGGGCAGCGGCGGTGGCGCGGGAGCCGCCGGGGCCGGTGCGGCCGGCGGCGCCGGAGCGGCCGGAGGGGCCAGTGCGGCCGGGATCGCAGCGGCGGCCGCCGCTGCGGCGGCGGGTGCTGCCGCCCTGGGACTTGGCGCATTGGCCAGCGCCGCCGATTCGAACGCGGCGGCCGCGTCCTCCACCGGTGGTGCAGGGGCTGGTGGTGCTGGTGCCGGCGCTGGCGGAGCAGGGGCCGGCGCGGCGGGCGCGGGGGCCGCAGGCGCCGGTGCAGCGGCGGGCGCCGGCGGTGCGGCCACCGGACTGGTCGCGACCATCGGGGTCGGTGGGCTGATCGCGGCCGGCGCGGTGGTGGCCGCCGCCGTCCTCGCGGCGGTCGTGCTGATCGTGAACGGCTTGACTCCGGCGACCACCACACCCGTGGCCGATCAACCGCCGTCTGTGGCCGCCCCGGCCACCTCCGGCGGCGCCGACGGCGCCGCCGGCCCGACCGGGTCGGACTCCGCCGGCGGCACCGGTAGCCCGGCGGGTTCGGTCGCACAGGGCGGCGACACCACCGCCGGCGGGGCCAATGGCTCGTCGGCCGGCGCGTCCGACGCCGGTTCCGGCAGCAACCCGGGCGCCGGGACCGACTCGGGCGCGGGCGGAGATCAGGGTGGGGCCGGCACGGGCACCGGCGGAAATCAGGGTGGGGGTGGCGATCAGGGCACCGGCGGGTCCTCACCGCTGTCCACCTCGGCAGTGACCAACCCGGCAGAGACCAACCCGGCAGGGACCAACCCGGCACCGACCACGCAGGTGCCGACCACGGCCGAGCCGACGTCCCCGGGGCCGACCTCGGCGACCACCGAACCGACGACCACCGAACCCACCACCTCCGAACCCACAACCCCAGTGCCCCCCACCGACCCGAACCTGACCGTCTCGGGTCCTGCCGGTGTGTCGATCACCGCCGGTGCATCGGCCGGTATCGACCTCACGGTCCTGAACAACGAGGGCACCAGCGTCTCCCCGACCCTCACCGTGCAGCTCCCGTCCGGCGTGAGCGTCACCGGCTTCAGCCAGACCCCGACTGCTCCCGGATTGCGCGGCGCTCGCGCCGGGTTGCTGCGCGCCGGGACGTGCGAGCCGCTCGCCTCCGGCTGCCGCGCCCAGCTCGACCCGATCGGACCCGGGGAATCGACCGCGGTCACCATCACGCTGAGCGCCGACCGGGCATCCACCGGCGGCGAGGTGACCATCACCGGCTGGTCCGGCCCGTCGATCACCGTGCCGGTCACCGTGACGTCCGCGGTGAAGCTGGTCGGGAGCGCCGACGGCCCATTAACCGCCGACGGCGGTATCCACACGGTCAGGGTGACCGAGGAGAGCAACGGCTCCCCGGAGCCGGTCACCTTCAGCAGCAGCCAGCTGCGCTTCGCCGGCACACCCACCTGTTCGGTGACCGCGGAGCGGGCCGATTCGGTGATCTGCACGCCGGGCGCGAACGGCACCTTCGACCTGGCCGTGCTGATCGACCGTGATCAGCCGGAGGGCGAACTCGGTTCGGTGCTGCAGGTGACCGATGCCCACCAACGGCCGGTCGAGCTGACCGCCGCCGAGGGGACGTCGCTCACGATCGTCAAGCCGGCGCCGGCCGACCTGCAGCTCAATCCGCAGGTCCGCGTCGACCCACCTGTGTCCGGCGGCTCCGGCCGCGTCTCGTTCACGGTGCACAACGAGGGCGGCACCGCGTCGGCGGACGGCACCACGCTCGACCTCGCGTTCACCGGCGGCCTGGTGCTGACCACCAGTGCCCCCGAGGGCGTGACCTGCACGGCCACCGGCTGCACGCTGCCGTCGATCGAACCGGGAGCCGACCTGGAGATCACCCTGTCGATCTCGGCCGCCCCCACCGCGACCGGTGGCGAGGTCCTGGTCCGGTGGGCCGGCCAGGAGGGCGGTCTGAGCATCGGTGTGCCGGTCGGTCCCGCCATCACGGCCCTAGTCGCGCAGAAGGTCGACCTGGTCGCCGACGGCACCAGCCAACCGGTAGTTCTGCGGGCCGACCTGGCGCAGCCCGGCATCGATCCCGGGCCCATCACAGTGAGCACCGGCACCGACCTGGTCTCGGTCAGCTGCGGCGAGCCGGACGCGACCGCGGCCAGGACGGCGGCCTGCTCGCTCAGCTCGGACGGCGCCGTGACGATCCAGGTGACGGTGCCCACGGGCGTCGTCGCTGGTCCCTTCGCCCTGACCGCGACCGACGCGGCCGGCCGGCGGATCGACCCGGTCGACGTCAGCGCCGTCCGGATTGTCCGGCCGGCCGCGTTGGTGCTGGGCGAGGCCGGCGTGATCCAGCCGCCGTTCGCCGGCGGGTCGGGCGCGTTCTCGGTCACGGTCACGAACGCCGGCGACCTCGCCTCGGCCGCCGGCCAGGCCATCGAGGTCGACCTGCCGGACGGGCTGACGCTGACCGGGACCACCGTCGTCGGTGGCCAATGCGCCGGTCAGCCGCCGGCCGCCCTGGCGATCGCGGCCCCGTCGGTGCTGGTCACCGCCGACTGCCGGTTGCCGGCCATCGACCCCGGGCAGTCGGTCACGCTCGCGGTCACGGTCCACGCCGACCCGGCGTCGACCGGCGACACCAGCACCGTCAGCCTGCCCGGCCAGGGACCGGGCGTCCCGGTGGACCTCACCGTGCAGTCCGGCATCGCCACGCTGACGGTCGAGGCGACGACGCCCCTGGTCGCCGACGGAGCCACCTACCCGCTGACCATCTCGGCCGCTCCCGCCGACCCCTCGGTCACCGATCTCGGATCGATCACCGTGGACACCGGATCCGATGAGCTCACCATGGCCTGTGGCGGACCGGCGGCCCGGCAGGTCACCTGTGCGTTCACCGGCCCCACGCTGCCGGTCACCCTGACGGTCGCCCGGACCGCTGCGCCCGGACCGCTGACGCTGACCGCCGTCGACCTGGCGCAGCGACCGATCCGGACCGACGTCGGCTCGCTGGCGATCAAGACCCCGGCCGCCCTGAGCCTGTCGCCGCTGACCGTGACGTCGCCGTTGGTGGCCGGCGGCACGGGCGCCGTCACCGTCACCGTCAGCAACACCGGTGACGTCGACGGGACGATCGGGCCGGTCACCCTGGTGGCCCCCGAGGGCCTCGCGATCGCCGGCGTCACCCCGCAGGACTGCGCGCGCTCGTGCACCGTGCCGGCCCAGGGCTCGACCACCGTCGACGTCGCGCTGACCGTTGACGCCTCGCTGCCCGCGTCGGTCCCGCTGCAACTGGACCTCGGCCCGCTGACCACCCCGGCCGGTTCCGTCGACGTGGCCGCCGGGATCGAGCAGGTCGAGATCTCCTCCGCCGGCCAACCGGCGGACCCGCTGATCGCCGACGGCCAGGAGGCCACCCGCAGCGTCGCCGTGATCAGTTCGCTGACCACCCCGGGGCCGGTCACCCTGACCGCGCCGAAGGGCGTCACGCTGGCCGCCTGCGGGAAGGCGGGCGCCTCCGTCACCTGCCTCGCACCCTTCGACCTGGGCATCACGGTGCCCATCGGATACGCGCCGGGCTCATTGGCCCTGTCCGCCGTCGACGCCGGACAGCGCCCCCTGAAGGTCACCGAACTGACGGTGGCTGCCCCGGCCGCCCTGACCCTGGACGTCCCGGAGAGCGCCACCGCGCTCGCCGGTGGCCCCGGCACCCTCACCGTCACGGTGACCAACCGGGGCGGCAGCCCATCGGCCGGCCAGGAATCCCTGACCGCGGACCTGCCCGAAGGCTTCACCCTGACCGGCTCCACGTGCGACGAGCCGGCCGCAGCGGCGCTGGCGGTCGCCGTACCCACCGCGGCGGCCGACCCGTGTGCGCTTCCGGTACTCGCGGTGGACGAGAAGGTGGCCGTCACCTTCTCCTTCACCGCCCCGCCCCAGGCCGGGCCGACGCAGAGCATCGACGTGCGGCTGGACGGTCAGGAACCGGTCACCGTTCCGCTGACCGTGGGCGCCGGCATCACCCGGCTGGCCGCCGATCCGGATCTCGCCCTGCCGGCCAACGACACCGCCCAGCCGGTCACGTTGGTCGCGACGCCCGCCGCCGACGGCCTGATCCTGGGCTCGGTCACGCTGAGCTCGGCTGAGAAGGACGTGCAGGTGACCTGCGCGAGCGACTGCCGGGTCGGACCTGACCGGACGGTCGCCGTCATCATCACGGTGGCCTCGACGCACGCCTCGGAGCCGCTGCGTCTGCTCGCCCAGGACGCCGGCGGTCGGCCGATCGAGGTCGATCCGATCGCTGTGCTCGGCGCCCCACAGGTGAGCCTGACCGGTCCGACGGTGGTCCGGTCGCCGATCGCCGGCGGCCAGGGTCAGTTCAGCCTGACCGTCACCAACCGGGGCGAGTCCCCGTTGCCCGCCGGTCAGCCGATCGGGATCACCGCGCCCGGCTTCACCGTCGTCTCGGTGGAGGGCGCCGGGGTCGGCCAGTGCGACAAGACCGGCTGCCGATTGCCGCAGCTTGACGCGGCATCGTCCATCACCATCACCATCACCCTCGCGGCCCCGGCGGACACCAAGCCCGGCACCTACCAGCTCACGGCCGATCTGCTCGACCGCTCCTACCCGGTCGACTTCACCGTCGGTCAGGCCATCACCGGACTGGTCGCCACCCCGGGCGGCCCGCTGACCGCCGGCACCACGACCACACTCTCGATCGCCGCCACCCTGGCCGGCGAGCCGACCGACCCGATCGCAGTCACCCTGACCTCGACCAGCCCGCTGGTCACGCTCAGCGGGTGCAAGGGCAACGGGTCGAGCATGACGTGCACCGGCCAGTCGTTCACCGTGGCGGTGACGATCGACGCGAAGCAGCCGGCCGGGCCCCTCCCGGTGACCGCGACCGACGCCGCCGGCAACGCGGTGGCGCTCACCGACGGGGCCGCGCCGCTGCAGGTCGTGGCCCCGGCGACCACGCTGGCGCTGTCCGAGCTGACGATCATCCGCGACGGCAGCGCGATCACCACGCTCAGCCTTCGCGTCACCAATCCCACCACGGCGACGATCCCGGCGCGGTCGATCGCCCTGACCTACCCGAGCCCGCCGGTGGTGGGCCACCTGGTCGAGATCGTCGGTCCCGGCCGGATCCCGGTCTACTGCGTGACGTCCTGCGCGGTGCCCTCGCTCAAGGCCGGGCAACACAGCGACCTGACGATCTACTTGCTGCTCCCCCGCCCCACCACCGACCCGGTCACCGTCTCGGTCACGATCGACGGCATCACCCGGACGGCCACGGTGATCGACCAGGTCGACGGCCTGACCCGCACCGATCAGCCGGCCGGCCCCGCCACGCCCGACGCGGCCACGGACGGCGCCGCGCCCTCGACCGATCCGACCCCGACCCCGAGCTCTGAGCCGACCCCGGTACCGGCCGAGTCCACCGGGCCGGCCGAATCCACGAGTGCCGCCCCCGCCACCGACGGGCCCTCCACCGACGGGCCCTCCACCGACGGGCCTTCCACCGACCGACCGACTCGCTCCTCCACCGAGACCGGTGCGACCGACGGCCCCACCGGTGAGCGCCCGACCACCGCCAGCCCCACCACTGCGAGCTCCACCAGCGAAAGCCCGACCACCGCGAGCACCACCGCGGAGTCGCCGGCGGACACCGGTACGAGCACGCCCGAGCCGGCGCCGGCGCACCTCTCGCTCGGAACGCCCGCCGTCCTGGACCCGCTCACCGCAGGCGGGAGCGGGCGGCTGACCCTGACCGTGCGCAACACCGGTGACGGGCCCTCGACCGAGCAGGCGGTCCGGATGAGCCTGCCCGACGGGGTGAACGCGACGGCGGTCACGGTGGACGGCGCCCCGGCCGGCGGCGGGCTGCGGTGCACCGTCCCCGCGCTCGAGCCCGGAGCCGCGGTGACCGTCGTGATCACCCTCGCCGTCGACGCTGATGCGCAGACCGGGCCGGCTCGCTTCGACGTGGACGACGACTCCGCGACCGTCGAGCTGACCGTCGAGCGCCCCACCCCGCCCCCGAATCCCGAACCGGCGCCCACCGCATCGTCCAACCCGGCGGTCCGCCCGGACGATGCGGCGACGGACCCGGCGTCCGCGACGACCAGCCCGCTCCCGACCGGCCCGTGA
- a CDS encoding GtrA family protein yields MALIDSVRQHLPVKYRELAKFLVVGGTSYVVDVGLFSLLSHTVLSDKVVTAKGISVIVATILSYILNREWSFNSRGGRERHHEAMLFFVVNGIALGLNLVPLAVSQYIFGINTANYSSLTVTIANFVSANVIGTALGMAFRFWAYRKWVFPEELNPHPEIVATELAAQAAVEAPVTERIPEQPLRSDTAEYLPGAGRSRS; encoded by the coding sequence GTGGCCCTCATCGATTCAGTCCGGCAGCACCTGCCTGTCAAGTACCGGGAACTCGCGAAGTTCCTGGTCGTCGGGGGCACCAGCTACGTCGTCGACGTCGGCCTGTTCAGCCTGCTCTCGCACACCGTGCTGTCCGACAAGGTCGTCACGGCCAAGGGCATCTCGGTCATCGTGGCCACCATTCTGAGCTACATCCTGAACCGGGAATGGTCGTTCAACAGCCGCGGCGGCCGCGAACGCCATCACGAGGCCATGCTGTTCTTCGTGGTCAACGGCATTGCCCTGGGATTGAATCTGGTCCCGCTCGCGGTCTCGCAGTACATCTTCGGCATCAACACCGCCAACTACTCCAGCCTGACCGTCACGATCGCCAACTTCGTCTCGGCGAACGTCATCGGCACCGCGCTGGGCATGGCCTTCCGCTTCTGGGCCTACCGCAAGTGGGTCTTCCCGGAGGAGCTCAACCCGCACCCGGAGATCGTGGCCACCGAGCTGGCCGCCCAGGCGGCGGTCGAGGCCCCGGTCACCGAGCGCATCCCCGAGCAGCCCCTGCGCTCCGATACCGCCGAGTACTTGCCCGGCGCCGGGCGATCCCGCAGCTGA
- a CDS encoding ATP-binding protein has product MQRRVLVSILLVIAATVLTLGVPLSIVSWRVVDDLMRSDLNSRLDSIAASIANQSSSSAIDLGQLAAAVPSGGRLDITMAGRIDQSIGTTSTSQVYSEQLAMAGGGTLRLSVPESYLRAEQWKALALVALAIALSVVVGTGVAVLTARRLATPLTDVARRAARLGSGDFRTFRRRYDIPELDRVADVLDSSAHDISALIARERDLAGDISHQLRTRLTGLRLRLEELAEYPDADVQQEVQEALEQTDRLVTVVDDLLANARSQRAAGASELELFDELAEIEAEWGPALTAAGRTLTVRCGRDVRVHATPGRLREAIGVLVENSLRHGAGTVGVLVRPAGRGSGGMVVLEVSDEGPGIPEALVAHIFDRGVSTASSTGIGLGLARAFVEADGGRLELRRAVPLTFAIFLVVSEEPSTPDAEGDRVPGPAGAPVG; this is encoded by the coding sequence ATGCAACGCCGGGTTCTGGTGTCGATCCTGCTGGTCATCGCGGCGACCGTTCTGACCCTGGGCGTCCCGCTCTCGATCGTCTCCTGGCGAGTCGTCGACGACCTGATGCGCAGCGACCTGAACAGTCGCCTGGATTCGATCGCCGCCTCGATCGCCAACCAGTCCAGCTCGTCGGCCATCGATCTGGGGCAGTTGGCCGCGGCGGTGCCCTCCGGCGGCCGGCTGGACATCACCATGGCCGGCCGGATCGACCAGTCCATCGGGACCACCTCAACCAGCCAGGTCTACTCCGAGCAACTGGCGATGGCCGGTGGCGGCACCCTGCGGTTGTCGGTGCCAGAGAGCTATCTGCGGGCCGAGCAGTGGAAGGCGTTGGCGTTGGTCGCGCTGGCCATCGCGCTGTCCGTGGTGGTCGGTACTGGGGTCGCGGTGCTGACCGCTCGCCGCCTGGCGACCCCGTTGACCGATGTCGCGCGCCGGGCCGCCCGGCTGGGCTCGGGCGACTTCCGGACCTTCCGGCGCCGGTACGACATTCCGGAGCTGGACCGGGTCGCGGACGTCCTGGACTCCTCGGCGCACGACATCTCCGCGCTGATCGCCCGGGAGCGGGACCTGGCCGGTGACATCTCGCACCAGCTGCGGACCCGGCTCACCGGGTTGCGGTTGCGGCTGGAGGAGCTCGCCGAGTACCCGGACGCCGACGTGCAGCAGGAGGTGCAGGAGGCCCTGGAACAGACCGATCGCCTGGTCACGGTGGTCGACGACCTGCTGGCCAATGCCCGGTCGCAGCGCGCGGCCGGGGCCAGCGAGTTGGAGCTGTTCGACGAGCTGGCCGAGATCGAGGCGGAGTGGGGGCCGGCGCTCACCGCGGCGGGCCGCACGCTGACGGTGCGCTGCGGCCGGGACGTGCGGGTGCACGCCACTCCGGGGCGGCTGCGCGAGGCCATCGGGGTGTTGGTGGAGAACTCACTGCGGCACGGCGCGGGCACGGTCGGGGTGCTGGTCCGGCCGGCCGGCCGGGGCTCGGGCGGCATGGTGGTGCTGGAAGTCAGCGACGAGGGGCCGGGCATTCCCGAGGCACTGGTCGCGCACATCTTCGATCGGGGGGTGTCGACCGCGTCGTCCACCGGGATCGGGCTGGGGCTGGCCCGGGCGTTCGTCGAGGCCGACGGGGGACGGTTGGAGCTGCGGCGCGCCGTCCCGCTGACCTTCGCCATCTTCCTGGTGGTCAGCGAAGAACCGTCCACGCCGGATGCGGAGGGCGACCGGGTGCCGGGGCCGGCCGGCGCCCCCGTCGGGTAG
- a CDS encoding response regulator transcription factor: MTTVLLVEDDPAIAQPLTRALQREGYQVRPAPTGGAAVAAFGENGSEITLVILDLGLPDLDGLEVCRRIRAAGRDLPVLMLTARTDEADFVVGLDAGADDYVAKPFRMAELLARVRALLRRRVPALMEVGGVRVETGSRKVEVDGVEVTLSNKEFELLRVMMSRAGQVVTREEILAEVWNDPTMKTSKTLDMHMSWLRRKIARPDGSGGDQRISTVRGVGFRFETD, from the coding sequence GTGACGACGGTGCTGCTGGTCGAGGACGACCCGGCCATCGCGCAGCCGCTCACCCGCGCGCTGCAGCGGGAGGGCTATCAGGTGCGGCCGGCCCCGACCGGCGGGGCCGCGGTCGCGGCGTTCGGCGAGAACGGGTCGGAGATCACGCTGGTGATCCTGGACCTGGGCCTGCCCGACCTAGACGGTCTGGAGGTCTGCCGGCGGATCCGCGCCGCCGGCCGGGACCTGCCGGTGCTCATGCTGACCGCCCGGACCGACGAGGCCGACTTCGTGGTCGGCCTGGACGCGGGGGCCGACGACTACGTGGCCAAACCGTTCCGGATGGCCGAACTGCTGGCCCGGGTGCGGGCCTTGCTGCGCCGGCGGGTGCCGGCTCTGATGGAGGTCGGCGGGGTCCGGGTGGAGACCGGCTCGCGCAAGGTCGAGGTGGACGGCGTCGAGGTCACCCTGTCCAACAAGGAGTTCGAGCTGCTGCGGGTCATGATGAGTCGTGCCGGGCAGGTCGTGACCCGCGAGGAGATCCTGGCCGAGGTGTGGAACGACCCGACCATGAAGACCTCCAAGACGCTGGACATGCACATGTCCTGGTTGCGTCGCAAGATCGCCCGGCCCGACGGCTCCGGGGGCGACCAGCGGATCTCCACCGTGCGTGGGGTCGGCTTCCGGTTCGAGACGGACTGA
- a CDS encoding PH domain-containing protein: MPYPDNLLVAGEKIYVRKRPHWKVLILPTLFFVLIVGGGAAIIAFANSRGWDWPSWADWAIVAIAVIALIILVVVPFIRWRTEHFVISNHHIFFRTGLLSRREHQIPLGQIANIETEVTFWGRLMGYGSLIVESSADQPLKFRNVANLSKVQSMLNQLIRNEKELTHRGMVEVDDYAADDSDRERAGDRSNQAPTGQWAAATDSNQTGGYGPATGAQPAYGQGYPPAQGYPPAAGYAQPGYGPAHPQTGPTQGYPPPGQPQGYPPPGPTQSYPAGHQPTQSPGYPPSGYATGGYPPNGYQQPGYAPNGYQQPGYQQPGHASGGYPPPAAPANYSQPGPPQPGYSQSGYSQAGYAQPGSSQPAEGQAAPPFTPAAGPGEQPPASAEPTVMTRLPSAAPVSSSDSGAPATPPTPPTSDRGRHARPTEQTPLPNFAEPDPTVIVRSPASSGDSASGAPAGAPASAPAPSETDPDQPDSSQRS, encoded by the coding sequence ATGCCCTACCCGGACAATCTGCTGGTCGCCGGCGAGAAGATCTATGTGCGCAAGCGCCCGCACTGGAAGGTGCTGATCCTCCCGACCCTGTTCTTCGTCCTCATCGTCGGTGGTGGGGCGGCGATCATCGCCTTTGCCAACAGCCGGGGCTGGGACTGGCCGAGCTGGGCGGACTGGGCGATCGTCGCGATCGCGGTGATCGCGTTGATCATCCTGGTGGTGGTGCCGTTCATCCGCTGGCGCACCGAGCACTTCGTCATCAGCAACCACCACATCTTCTTCCGCACCGGCCTGCTGTCCCGGCGCGAGCACCAGATCCCGCTGGGCCAGATCGCCAACATCGAAACCGAGGTCACCTTCTGGGGCCGGTTGATGGGGTACGGCTCGCTGATCGTCGAGTCCTCGGCCGACCAGCCGCTCAAGTTCCGCAACGTGGCGAACCTGTCCAAGGTGCAGTCGATGCTCAACCAGTTGATCCGCAACGAGAAGGAACTCACCCACCGCGGCATGGTGGAGGTCGACGACTACGCCGCCGACGACTCCGACCGGGAACGCGCGGGCGACCGCTCGAACCAGGCGCCGACCGGCCAGTGGGCGGCCGCGACCGACTCGAACCAGACCGGCGGCTACGGACCGGCCACCGGGGCGCAGCCGGCGTACGGGCAGGGGTACCCGCCGGCCCAGGGGTACCCACCGGCGGCGGGTTACGCGCAGCCCGGGTACGGGCCGGCCCACCCGCAGACCGGTCCGACCCAGGGCTACCCGCCGCCCGGTCAGCCGCAGGGTTACCCGCCGCCGGGCCCGACCCAGAGCTATCCGGCCGGCCACCAGCCCACCCAGTCGCCGGGGTATCCGCCGTCCGGGTATGCGACGGGCGGGTATCCGCCGAACGGCTACCAGCAGCCCGGGTATGCCCCGAACGGGTACCAACAGCCCGGGTACCAGCAGCCCGGACACGCGTCGGGCGGCTACCCGCCGCCGGCCGCACCCGCGAACTACTCGCAGCCCGGCCCGCCGCAGCCCGGGTATTCGCAGTCCGGCTATTCCCAGGCCGGATATGCCCAGCCCGGTTCGTCGCAGCCGGCCGAGGGCCAGGCCGCCCCGCCGTTCACGCCGGCCGCCGGGCCGGGTGAGCAGCCGCCGGCGTCGGCCGAGCCGACAGTCATGACCCGGCTGCCGTCCGCCGCCCCGGTGTCGTCGAGCGACTCGGGGGCCCCGGCAACCCCGCCTACCCCGCCGACTTCGGACCGGGGCCGGCACGCCCGGCCCACCGAGCAGACGCCGCTGCCGAATTTCGCCGAGCCCGACCCAACGGTGATCGTTCGCTCGCCCGCGTCGTCGGGTGATTCGGCGTCGGGTGCACCGGCGGGTGCACCGGCAAGCGCGCCGGCGCCGTCGGAGACCGACCCGGACCAGCCGGACTCGAGCCAGCGATCCTGA